One window from the genome of Nitrospirota bacterium encodes:
- a CDS encoding oligosaccharide flippase family protein → MSDDAPSRHRVITGGLWVGAGFVGQQGIAVLRTLVLARLLTPEEFGLVGVVTLAVFAGMMASEFGVESAVIQRADLSSRFVQTAWTLLAARGIGLFLLLQAAAPWVAEAFGRPDAEGLLRLGAVSALLVNWPAVPAALLLREMRFRERAVWEATRDLVGTIAAVALSLWRGDAWALLIGLLLGQAVGLVQMRFLHGFRPSWTWDREAVAFYWTFGRHLYVGGLLTYVVTKGDDITVGKLRGIEALGQYQVVFGIAEVLTRGLADVVSKVVFPAYARLRSEGRQLVGAFEEVWGAILLLLLPIVALSALFYESLVKILLGAPWLAAALPFALLVAAEALRALASVLGVLILAGGRVHYLSRIKVIETVCFCLTIVPLTGQWGMTGAALCLILVYGVSLLAHGYGAQLVEPVLARAGQRSWEPCLAAVVWGALIWWLSVRMGVGTPTGLALWTGGWAGYLWLRHKPLLIMLWSAVKKRPQPV, encoded by the coding sequence GTGAGCGACGACGCCCCGTCCCGCCATCGCGTCATCACCGGCGGTCTCTGGGTCGGGGCCGGTTTCGTCGGGCAGCAGGGGATTGCGGTCCTCCGCACGCTCGTCTTGGCTCGCCTCCTGACCCCGGAGGAGTTCGGCCTGGTCGGGGTGGTGACGCTGGCGGTGTTCGCGGGGATGATGGCCTCGGAATTCGGGGTCGAAAGCGCCGTCATCCAGCGGGCGGACCTGTCGTCGCGCTTCGTGCAGACGGCTTGGACCCTGCTGGCGGCGCGCGGGATCGGGTTGTTTCTGCTCTTGCAAGCGGCGGCCCCGTGGGTGGCGGAGGCCTTCGGACGGCCCGATGCGGAAGGTCTGCTGCGGCTCGGAGCGGTCAGCGCGCTGCTCGTCAACTGGCCGGCCGTGCCGGCGGCCCTCCTGCTCCGGGAGATGCGGTTCCGGGAGCGGGCGGTGTGGGAGGCGACCCGCGATCTTGTCGGGACCATCGCGGCCGTCGCCCTGTCCCTCTGGCGCGGAGACGCCTGGGCCCTCCTGATCGGGCTCCTCCTGGGCCAGGCGGTGGGCCTGGTCCAGATGCGATTCCTCCATGGATTCCGGCCCAGCTGGACCTGGGATCGGGAGGCGGTGGCCTTCTACTGGACGTTCGGGCGGCACCTGTACGTGGGCGGGCTCCTCACCTACGTCGTGACCAAGGGCGACGACATCACGGTGGGGAAGCTGCGGGGGATCGAAGCGCTCGGCCAGTACCAGGTCGTGTTCGGCATCGCCGAGGTGCTCACGCGCGGGCTGGCCGATGTGGTGAGCAAGGTGGTCTTCCCCGCCTACGCCCGACTCCGGTCGGAGGGACGGCAGCTCGTGGGCGCGTTCGAGGAGGTCTGGGGCGCGATTCTGCTCCTGTTGCTGCCGATCGTCGCCCTGTCGGCCCTGTTTTACGAGTCGTTGGTCAAGATCCTGCTGGGAGCCCCGTGGCTCGCCGCGGCCCTGCCGTTCGCGCTGCTCGTCGCCGCAGAAGCGTTGCGGGCCCTGGCGTCGGTGCTCGGCGTGCTCATCCTGGCCGGGGGCAGAGTGCACTACCTGTCCAGGATCAAGGTCATCGAGACGGTCTGTTTCTGCCTCACGATCGTGCCCCTGACCGGACAGTGGGGGATGACCGGTGCGGCCCTGTGTCTGATCCTCGTCTACGGCGTGAGCTTGCTGGCCCACGGCTACGGAGCGCAACTGGTCGAGCCGGTGCTGGCTCGGGCGGGGCAGCGGTCCTGGGAGCCCTGTCTGGCCGCGGTCGTCTGGGGGGCGCTCATCTGGTGGCTGTCTGTTCGGATGGGAGTCGGAACGCCGACGGGTCTGGCCCTTTGGACCGGGGGCTGGGCAGGGTACCTCTGGCTGCGTCACAAGCCCTTGCTTATAATGTTGTGGAGCGCCGTCAAGAAACGTCCGCAGCCGGTCTGA
- a CDS encoding AAA family ATPase: MAQYDLNLVDFWLVVRRRKAIILFTVVLVAVFTVVMPYMVGPPPIYKTSSRVKYERSTTTAGLLQESVSVGEGSDIGTEAEVIRSFPVMERVAKGLDLIDKELDSKEVRQNPEFLDIIYGIQGHIEASQEGSTNILKITATASDPKLAERYANLTAEAYREENIYNRNRQVIEARRFVESQLKTLEASLHESEQKLREFKEQEGQVFVTEEAKQALEQHQKLEAEQEQLLRVKKEVETQLAQLKKGGPIETATNRVYSDEVEALISTLNKRMVDLTQERDNLLINYTPQHALVRELDRRILNVKNEMIRELESKLRTITEREQAIRDSIGRYKERYLNLPQAAILLSRLERDVMVNSNLYAALKAKHQEFLIRGAEQIEEVTIIEPAVSSVKPTNAPNLPLNAFLGVLMGTMVGLVAAFLKESFDTSIGTIEEVESYLKVPVLGVIPRVDRKEIEQEIQAAFKEKLDRETLDLYCHLVALFDPQSPLAEGYRSLRTNIQFAGGLEGSKVLAFVSAGAQEGKSTSAVNLAIALAQDGKRVLLVDGDLRKPTIHERLGLEQSPGLSEVLLGTVSYHEAIRTVTDLMLGKLGVDQVINAPGIDNLNILPSGKRPDNPAEFMNSPRLSELIQQARSEYDITIFDCPPILPVTDGVTLGSKVDGVVMVYQVGRVGRNALRRAKALLENAKATLIGIVLSNVSAELTPDYEMYRYSYR, translated from the coding sequence ATGGCCCAATACGATTTGAATCTTGTCGATTTCTGGCTGGTCGTCCGGCGACGGAAGGCGATCATCCTCTTCACGGTCGTGCTCGTGGCCGTCTTTACGGTGGTCATGCCCTACATGGTCGGGCCCCCGCCGATCTACAAGACATCCTCTCGCGTCAAGTACGAGCGATCCACGACCACGGCCGGCCTGTTGCAGGAGTCCGTGTCGGTTGGGGAAGGCAGCGATATCGGGACAGAGGCGGAGGTCATTCGCAGCTTTCCCGTGATGGAGCGTGTCGCGAAAGGGCTGGATCTCATAGACAAGGAGCTCGATTCCAAGGAGGTCCGCCAAAATCCGGAGTTTTTGGACATTATCTATGGGATTCAGGGGCACATCGAAGCCTCTCAGGAGGGCAGCACCAACATCCTGAAGATCACCGCCACGGCTTCCGACCCCAAGCTGGCCGAGCGGTACGCCAATCTGACGGCTGAAGCCTATCGCGAGGAGAACATCTACAACCGGAACCGGCAGGTGATCGAGGCCCGCCGTTTCGTCGAGAGCCAGCTCAAGACCCTCGAGGCCAGTCTCCATGAGTCCGAGCAGAAGCTCCGGGAGTTCAAGGAGCAGGAGGGCCAGGTCTTCGTGACAGAGGAGGCGAAGCAGGCCCTCGAGCAGCACCAGAAGCTGGAAGCGGAGCAGGAGCAACTGCTCCGAGTCAAGAAAGAGGTGGAGACCCAGCTTGCGCAGTTGAAAAAGGGAGGGCCCATCGAGACGGCCACCAACCGGGTCTATTCGGACGAGGTCGAGGCCCTCATCAGCACGCTCAACAAGCGGATGGTGGACCTGACGCAGGAGCGCGACAACCTGCTGATCAACTACACGCCGCAGCACGCGCTGGTGCGGGAGCTGGACCGCCGGATCCTCAACGTGAAGAACGAGATGATCCGGGAGCTGGAATCCAAGCTCCGCACGATCACGGAGCGGGAACAGGCGATCCGCGATTCCATCGGCCGATACAAGGAACGGTACCTGAACCTGCCGCAGGCCGCGATCCTGTTGTCCCGGCTGGAGCGGGATGTCATGGTCAACAGCAACCTGTACGCGGCCCTCAAGGCGAAGCATCAAGAGTTCCTGATCCGCGGGGCCGAGCAGATCGAGGAGGTGACGATCATCGAGCCGGCGGTTTCCTCGGTCAAGCCTACCAACGCCCCCAACCTGCCGCTGAACGCGTTTCTCGGCGTGCTGATGGGCACGATGGTCGGCCTCGTGGCCGCCTTCCTGAAGGAATCCTTCGATACCTCGATCGGGACGATCGAGGAGGTCGAATCTTACCTCAAGGTACCGGTCCTCGGCGTGATCCCGCGTGTGGACCGGAAAGAGATCGAACAGGAGATACAAGCCGCGTTCAAGGAGAAGTTGGACCGGGAAACGCTGGATCTTTACTGCCACCTGGTCGCCCTGTTCGACCCGCAATCTCCCCTGGCCGAGGGCTACCGGTCGTTGCGCACGAACATCCAGTTCGCCGGCGGCCTGGAGGGCAGCAAGGTCCTGGCCTTCGTCAGCGCGGGGGCTCAAGAAGGCAAGTCTACCAGCGCGGTCAACCTGGCCATCGCGCTGGCCCAGGACGGCAAGCGCGTGCTGCTGGTGGATGGCGATCTCCGGAAGCCGACGATCCACGAGCGCCTCGGGCTGGAACAGTCTCCGGGATTGAGCGAGGTCCTGCTCGGGACCGTGTCCTATCACGAGGCCATCCGGACCGTGACCGACCTCATGCTGGGCAAGCTCGGGGTGGATCAGGTGATCAACGCCCCGGGCATTGACAACCTGAACATCCTGCCCTCGGGCAAGAGACCGGACAACCCCGCGGAGTTCATGAATTCCCCCCGTTTGAGCGAGCTCATCCAGCAGGCGAGGAGCGAGTACGACATCACCATTTTCGACTGCCCGCCGATCTTGCCGGTGACCGACGGGGTGACGCTCGGATCGAAAGTGGACGGGGTCGTGATGGTCTACCAGGTCGGCCGGGTCGGGCGCAACGCGTTGCGACGAGCGAAGGCCCTCTTGGAGAACGCCAAGGCTACGCTCATCGGCATCGTCTTGAGCAACGTCAGCGCGGAGCTGACGCCCGACTACGAGATGTACCGCTACAGCTACCGGTAG
- a CDS encoding class I SAM-dependent methyltransferase has product MPALLRRFFTLLLYAAWWLPRPRLGFFLDRRRSPTHLTRFAMYRRLGEVLARHPCRGRVLSVSGRGPIIDMLGGERLEVVQTDYPEVDIHALPYADGTFDAVVSDQVLEHVRDPAAAVRETIRVLAPGGLLIHTSCFLNPVHRYPVDLWRFTPEALAALLGEHGVLECGGWGNRSALLLMFMGVGCHLVPEHPDHPLHRIAVHNDPAYPIVTWIVGRK; this is encoded by the coding sequence ATGCCGGCCCTCCTGCGACGGTTCTTCACGCTCTTGTTGTACGCCGCCTGGTGGCTCCCGCGACCGCGTCTGGGATTTTTTCTGGACCGTCGCCGGTCGCCGACCCACTTGACCAGGTTTGCCATGTACCGGAGGCTGGGCGAGGTGCTGGCCCGACACCCCTGCCGGGGCCGCGTGCTCTCCGTCAGCGGGCGAGGTCCCATCATTGACATGCTCGGCGGCGAACGGTTGGAGGTCGTGCAGACCGACTATCCGGAGGTGGACATCCATGCCTTGCCTTATGCCGACGGGACGTTCGACGCCGTGGTCTCCGATCAGGTGCTGGAGCACGTGCGGGACCCGGCCGCCGCCGTGCGAGAGACGATCCGGGTCCTAGCCCCGGGCGGGCTCCTGATTCACACGAGCTGCTTTTTGAATCCCGTCCACCGGTATCCGGTGGACCTGTGGCGGTTCACGCCGGAAGCTCTGGCTGCGCTCCTGGGAGAGCATGGGGTGCTCGAATGCGGAGGGTGGGGCAACCGGTCGGCCCTCCTGCTCATGTTCATGGGGGTGGGGTGCCACCTGGTCCCGGAACACCCGGATCATCCGTTGCACCGGATCGCCGTGCACAACGATCCGGCATACCCGATCGTCACCTGGATCGTGGGGCGGAAGTGA
- the asnB gene encoding asparagine synthase (glutamine-hydrolyzing) → MCGIAGIVASGRPAASLRDQVERMGRALSHRGPDDQGWYAADGVALGHTRLAIIDLQPTGRQPMVNEDATLHLVVNGEIYNYRQLRADLQARGHRFRSSSDSEVILHLYEEEGLDCLTKLEGMFAFALWDGPRRRLLLARDRFGIKPLYVAMRGETVAFASELTALLQSGAVAPEIDPHALYAYMAFSYVPGPSTVLKGAEKLRSAELLLWEQGRSERRVYWTPRLLDRPRTRTGAREMLAGLLDRAVQDHLVADVPVASFLSGGVDSSTVVALAQRHGEMQTFCVSFPGTGVDEAPIARRVANHLGTKHQEVSIRLDPLDLLAEAVEKMDEPFADSSALPTFAVCQAARQVSKVVLSGDGGDEVFGGYTGRYRVAALQAALPGPGVLAGWLRLLPPWRWGRRRSLPEMLDLAALPDEERYVREREITSAADRLALVGAGQGTEGEGRLRDVPQAAIRQARTWHPVHRALWLDLATSLADDMLTKVDRMSMAHGLEVRVPLLDHRVVEFALSLPASWLVSPWPVEGKRLLREVAGPLLPPGVLGRPKQGFVVPLNRWLREGLLARFDTDCLGAGAELSRWMDRRAVAALRNRPLAEKPRQDLYALLVLEWWLRRLKSVTREA, encoded by the coding sequence ATGTGCGGGATAGCCGGCATCGTGGCTTCGGGACGACCGGCCGCCTCGTTGCGCGATCAGGTGGAGCGTATGGGTCGGGCCCTCTCCCATCGGGGGCCGGACGACCAGGGGTGGTATGCGGCGGACGGCGTGGCCTTGGGCCATACCAGGCTGGCCATCATTGACCTGCAGCCGACAGGCCGACAGCCGATGGTGAACGAGGATGCGACCCTGCACCTCGTCGTCAACGGGGAGATCTACAATTACCGTCAGCTCCGAGCCGACCTCCAAGCCCGCGGCCATCGGTTCCGCAGCAGCTCGGATTCCGAAGTCATCCTGCACCTGTACGAAGAAGAGGGGCTGGACTGCCTCACGAAGCTGGAAGGGATGTTTGCGTTCGCCCTCTGGGACGGGCCGCGCCGACGGCTCCTGCTGGCGCGGGACCGCTTCGGCATCAAGCCTCTGTACGTGGCCATGCGGGGCGAGACGGTTGCCTTCGCGTCCGAGCTCACGGCGCTGCTGCAGAGCGGGGCGGTGGCGCCGGAGATTGATCCTCACGCGCTGTACGCCTACATGGCTTTCTCCTATGTGCCCGGGCCCTCCACGGTCTTGAAGGGGGCCGAGAAGCTCCGGTCCGCGGAACTGCTGCTCTGGGAGCAGGGACGGAGCGAGCGGAGGGTCTACTGGACCCCGCGCCTCCTGGATCGGCCTCGGACCAGGACCGGCGCCCGGGAGATGCTCGCAGGTCTGCTGGACCGGGCTGTCCAGGATCACCTGGTGGCGGACGTGCCGGTCGCCTCGTTCCTCTCCGGGGGCGTGGACTCCTCCACCGTGGTGGCCTTGGCGCAGCGTCACGGCGAGATGCAGACCTTCTGCGTGTCGTTTCCGGGAACCGGCGTGGACGAAGCGCCGATCGCCAGGCGGGTCGCCAACCATCTGGGGACGAAGCATCAGGAGGTCTCGATCCGGCTGGACCCGCTCGACCTGCTGGCCGAGGCCGTGGAGAAGATGGATGAGCCCTTCGCCGACTCCTCGGCGCTCCCGACCTTTGCGGTCTGCCAAGCGGCGCGGCAGGTCTCCAAAGTCGTGCTGTCGGGGGACGGGGGAGACGAGGTCTTCGGCGGGTACACGGGCCGGTACCGCGTGGCGGCGTTGCAGGCGGCGCTGCCGGGGCCGGGCGTCCTGGCAGGCTGGCTGAGGCTGCTCCCTCCCTGGCGGTGGGGGCGCCGGCGCTCCCTGCCGGAGATGCTGGATCTGGCCGCCTTACCGGACGAGGAACGGTACGTGCGGGAGCGGGAGATCACCTCGGCTGCGGACCGTCTTGCGCTCGTCGGGGCCGGACAGGGGACGGAAGGGGAGGGCAGATTGAGGGACGTGCCACAGGCGGCCATCAGGCAGGCCCGCACCTGGCATCCGGTCCACCGGGCTCTCTGGTTGGATCTGGCCACTTCCTTGGCGGACGACATGTTGACGAAGGTGGACCGGATGAGCATGGCTCACGGATTGGAAGTGCGGGTACCGCTGCTGGACCATCGGGTCGTCGAGTTCGCCCTCTCGCTCCCCGCCTCGTGGCTGGTGAGCCCCTGGCCGGTGGAGGGCAAGAGGCTGTTGCGGGAGGTCGCGGGTCCGTTGCTGCCACCCGGCGTCCTGGGCCGGCCCAAACAGGGATTCGTCGTGCCGCTCAATCGCTGGCTGCGCGAAGGCCTGCTGGCGCGGTTCGATACCGATTGCCTGGGCGCCGGGGCGGAGCTGTCTCGCTGGATGGACCGGCGGGCGGTCGCGGCCCTACGGAACCGACCCCTGGCGGAAAAGCCGCGGCAAGACCTCTATGCGCTGCTGGTTCTGGAGTGGTGGTTGCGGAGACTCAAGAGCGTGACGCGTGAGGCGTGA
- a CDS encoding glycosyltransferase family 4 protein has protein sequence MRIAYLALVEIDVANACLVHTREVAEQLAALGHEVTLILPQPLRPQTWAGVRHVWIKRWGFDRLRQLAFSLASAWRLLLLHRRHPFDLLYLREMTYSPLLPAFVRWLRVPLFVEVNGWLLDDLRLTGASARELGAVERSQRTLFRAATGVLVSTAGNAEKIRTLYGVPAQRVTVQELGTNPEHFSSGEKRAAREKLGLPAEVPVLLFAGSFHPHHDLGTVLEAFAGLAAADPRPVLVLVGYGSTWKWLRDRCRSPGLAGRVVMPGPVPYEQIPRYFQAADIGLLPLTRENIRQRNGCVTLKLWDYMAAGLPVVATDLPGTASYDLLKEKVLVVPPEDPQAMEQALRRLVSQEELRDRLGREGRDYVRAHRSWRQAAEETVGFIKKRLAEESAEDRREAARPCAG, from the coding sequence ATGCGCATCGCCTATCTGGCCCTGGTCGAGATTGATGTCGCCAACGCCTGCCTGGTGCACACCCGCGAGGTCGCCGAGCAGTTGGCGGCCCTGGGCCATGAGGTGACGTTGATCCTGCCCCAGCCCCTGCGGCCTCAAACCTGGGCCGGGGTTCGGCACGTGTGGATCAAGCGGTGGGGGTTCGATCGGCTGCGGCAACTGGCCTTTTCCCTGGCGAGCGCCTGGCGTCTCCTGCTGCTGCACCGGCGTCACCCGTTCGACCTTCTGTATCTGCGTGAGATGACCTACAGCCCGCTGCTCCCCGCGTTCGTTCGATGGCTCCGGGTGCCGCTGTTCGTCGAGGTCAATGGCTGGCTGTTGGACGATCTCCGCCTCACCGGCGCCTCGGCGCGCGAGTTGGGCGCGGTCGAGCGGAGCCAGCGCACCCTGTTCCGGGCGGCGACCGGGGTCCTGGTGAGTACGGCCGGCAACGCGGAGAAGATCCGGACCCTCTACGGAGTCCCGGCGCAGCGTGTGACCGTGCAGGAATTGGGGACGAACCCGGAGCATTTTTCGTCTGGCGAGAAGCGGGCCGCTCGGGAGAAGCTCGGCCTGCCCGCGGAGGTGCCGGTCCTCCTGTTCGCTGGCAGCTTCCATCCCCACCATGACCTCGGAACCGTCCTGGAGGCCTTCGCCGGCCTGGCCGCAGCCGACCCTCGGCCGGTGCTGGTGCTCGTCGGTTACGGTTCCACGTGGAAGTGGTTGCGGGATCGGTGCCGGTCGCCGGGACTGGCTGGCCGGGTCGTCATGCCGGGCCCCGTGCCCTACGAGCAGATTCCACGGTATTTTCAGGCCGCGGACATCGGTCTCCTGCCGCTCACGCGGGAGAACATCCGTCAACGCAACGGGTGCGTCACCCTCAAGCTCTGGGACTACATGGCTGCGGGATTGCCGGTCGTGGCGACGGACCTGCCCGGCACGGCCAGCTACGACCTCCTCAAGGAGAAAGTCCTCGTCGTTCCTCCAGAGGACCCGCAAGCCATGGAACAGGCCTTGCGGCGACTCGTCTCGCAGGAGGAGTTGCGGGACAGGCTGGGACGTGAAGGCCGGGACTATGTGCGGGCGCACCGGAGCTGGCGGCAGGCCGCAGAGGAGACCGTCGGTTTCATCAAGAAGCGGCTGGCGGAGGAATCGGCGGAGGACCGAAGGGAGGCGGCCCGGCCATGTGCGGGATAG
- a CDS encoding O-antigen ligase family protein, translating into MLLLLLLAVGLGVAITTGKSVMLLGMVIGAAILIAAFLSTPLGLYLLVYSMLLGPEFIFGGELAGAAVGGKKAGTVGHGMTLRMDDFLLVIVGLIWLVKAAIHKEEAPFKHTRLNGPIFLYVAVCGVATAIGVLVGRVRPLPGFFFNLKYFEYFFLYFMVVNVVNSWKMTRGLVNASLITCFFVCLFALAQVPTGERASAPFEGEEGEPNTLGGYLVFIMAIVTGLLLTPEAVKKRWPYVTLLVFGLFALLATLSRSSYLAAIVVLLVLVFKTSYKRPLLFSLVLLIIAASPWWIPDVVKERVFFTFTQSPKEVGQVRIGGVRVDTSTSDRLRSWQQTMNNVMESPLFGAGVTGSRYFMDAMLPRILTETGIFGFVAFNLVLWNVFRVGWTSYQGSKNPYMRGVAFGFLLGLLGLMVHSLGSNTFIIVRIMEPFWLFAGLIMKAQMLEETQPEEVEEREALTHEAPGLRVGLGMGRSLR; encoded by the coding sequence ATGCTGTTGCTCCTTCTCCTGGCCGTGGGGCTCGGCGTCGCCATTACCACCGGCAAGTCCGTGATGCTGCTCGGGATGGTCATAGGAGCGGCGATCCTGATCGCGGCCTTCCTCTCCACGCCCCTCGGTCTCTACCTGCTCGTCTATTCCATGCTCCTCGGTCCCGAGTTCATCTTCGGCGGCGAATTGGCCGGTGCGGCGGTCGGCGGGAAGAAGGCGGGCACCGTCGGGCACGGGATGACCCTGCGCATGGACGACTTCCTGCTCGTGATCGTCGGCCTGATCTGGCTCGTCAAGGCGGCCATCCACAAAGAGGAAGCCCCGTTCAAGCACACGAGACTCAACGGGCCGATCTTCCTCTACGTGGCGGTCTGCGGCGTGGCCACGGCGATCGGCGTCCTGGTGGGGCGGGTCCGACCCCTGCCGGGCTTCTTCTTCAACCTGAAATACTTCGAATACTTTTTCCTCTATTTCATGGTGGTCAACGTCGTCAACTCCTGGAAGATGACGAGGGGGCTGGTCAACGCGAGCCTGATCACCTGCTTCTTCGTCTGCCTGTTTGCGCTGGCCCAGGTGCCCACCGGCGAGCGGGCCTCGGCTCCCTTCGAGGGGGAGGAGGGGGAGCCCAACACCCTGGGCGGCTATCTGGTCTTCATCATGGCGATCGTGACGGGTCTCCTGTTGACTCCCGAAGCGGTGAAGAAACGGTGGCCGTACGTGACACTGCTGGTCTTTGGACTGTTCGCGTTGCTGGCTACCCTGTCCCGCTCGTCCTATCTGGCCGCGATCGTCGTCCTGCTCGTGCTCGTCTTCAAGACCAGCTACAAGCGGCCGCTGCTCTTTTCCCTCGTCCTTCTCATCATCGCCGCCTCACCTTGGTGGATCCCCGATGTGGTGAAGGAGCGGGTCTTTTTCACCTTTACCCAGTCGCCCAAGGAAGTCGGGCAGGTCAGGATCGGGGGCGTGCGCGTTGACACTTCGACCTCCGACCGTCTGCGGTCCTGGCAGCAGACGATGAACAACGTCATGGAATCGCCTCTGTTTGGAGCAGGGGTGACCGGCTCTCGATACTTCATGGACGCCATGCTCCCGCGCATCCTCACCGAGACGGGGATTTTCGGCTTCGTGGCCTTCAATCTGGTCTTGTGGAACGTCTTCCGGGTCGGGTGGACGAGCTACCAAGGATCGAAGAACCCGTACATGCGTGGAGTGGCGTTCGGGTTCCTCCTGGGATTGCTCGGGCTCATGGTCCATTCGCTCGGCTCGAACACCTTCATCATCGTCCGGATCATGGAGCCGTTCTGGTTGTTTGCGGGGCTCATTATGAAGGCGCAGATGCTTGAAGAGACCCAGCCCGAGGAGGTCGAGGAGCGGGAGGCACTCACCCATGAGGCGCCGGGGCTCAGGGTGGGCTTGGGAATGGGGCGAAGCCTGCGCTGA
- a CDS encoding polysaccharide biosynthesis/export family protein produces the protein MPKTRRTVDPNDLIDAGDTLEVIVRRGAGEEKYAATVRSNGTITVAFTDVDVKGLTEAESEARLNEKLAAVIRNPRVQVRIAQKGITRPKFFYILGEVKNPGKLPLDRNMTLLQAISAGGGHSEVADMRKVVTISRRGEVPVVRVANLQTVLVSGDLTADIPLEDNDIVFVPRSAIGDWSVYYNKALLPVLNSLLTATNIVFINKVMQDLFAQTTGPGVAVGTTCWVARVLYGEQAWQTNLLRWYIWGPFAEHWYGRLFGDLYMRYGREVADFLKRHPGAKMLVKPLFDRLLQEAVEAVGQKQASRLAPRASRS, from the coding sequence ATGCCAAAGACCAGACGGACGGTGGATCCCAACGACCTGATCGACGCCGGCGATACCTTGGAGGTGATCGTCCGGCGCGGGGCGGGAGAAGAGAAGTACGCCGCGACCGTGCGATCCAACGGCACGATCACGGTGGCGTTCACGGACGTGGATGTGAAGGGGCTCACCGAGGCCGAGTCGGAGGCCCGCTTGAACGAGAAACTGGCCGCCGTCATTCGCAACCCACGAGTCCAGGTGAGGATCGCGCAGAAGGGGATCACGAGGCCGAAGTTCTTCTACATTCTTGGCGAGGTAAAAAACCCGGGCAAGCTTCCTCTCGATCGAAACATGACGCTTCTGCAGGCGATCTCGGCCGGCGGTGGACACTCGGAGGTCGCGGATATGAGGAAAGTCGTCACGATCTCCCGTCGCGGCGAGGTGCCGGTCGTGCGCGTGGCGAACCTCCAGACCGTGCTGGTTTCAGGAGATCTGACCGCCGATATTCCGCTCGAGGACAATGACATCGTGTTTGTCCCGCGAAGCGCCATCGGCGACTGGAGCGTGTATTACAACAAGGCGCTCCTGCCGGTCTTGAACAGCTTGCTCACCGCGACCAACATCGTGTTCATCAACAAGGTGATGCAGGACCTGTTCGCCCAAACGACTGGGCCCGGGGTCGCCGTCGGAACCACCTGCTGGGTTGCACGTGTCCTGTACGGGGAACAGGCCTGGCAGACGAACCTGTTACGCTGGTACATCTGGGGACCGTTTGCCGAGCACTGGTATGGCCGGCTGTTCGGCGATCTCTATATGCGGTACGGACGGGAGGTGGCGGACTTCCTCAAGCGGCATCCGGGCGCTAAAATGTTAGTCAAACCGTTGTTCGATCGTCTGCTGCAAGAGGCGGTGGAAGCCGTGGGCCAGAAGCAAGCGTCACGCCTCGCGCCTCGCGCCTCGCGGTCTTGA
- a CDS encoding class I SAM-dependent methyltransferase: MNLRRTDRVDVTGDRSEGASSEGYDRARYNPSLRKIWPWPTALLERAAGWIRGLPGQVWLDAACGEGHLGALLGGERTLIGLDLDPIRLRRAQPRSYRLLLQGSVSSIPVRDEAVAGIASVETLEHVADLDRAIREFARCLGPNGHVVVTVPSVTLRSWWEMRRTGRPVYCDAQEHVREFSSVPITGFPHKFETWEEFEGRWRRHGLAVIRTDGVGILFPMCHGPLSWAERLMNQFYRESWNRWLGRLPFLRRFPYYRMYLLQKRGSS, encoded by the coding sequence GTGAATCTGCGGCGAACCGATCGAGTAGATGTGACGGGTGATCGTTCAGAGGGAGCGTCCTCTGAGGGATACGACCGGGCCCGGTACAACCCCTCGCTGCGGAAGATCTGGCCCTGGCCGACGGCTCTGCTCGAGCGGGCGGCTGGTTGGATTCGCGGGTTGCCGGGACAGGTCTGGCTCGACGCAGCCTGCGGAGAGGGGCACCTGGGAGCTTTGCTGGGGGGGGAGAGGACTCTCATCGGGCTGGACCTGGACCCCATTCGGCTCAGGAGAGCGCAGCCCAGATCCTACCGGCTGCTCCTGCAAGGGTCCGTCTCGTCCATTCCGGTGCGGGATGAGGCAGTGGCCGGCATCGCCAGCGTCGAGACGCTCGAGCACGTGGCGGACCTGGATCGGGCGATCCGGGAGTTCGCCCGCTGCCTCGGCCCCAACGGCCACGTGGTCGTGACGGTTCCTTCCGTCACGCTCCGGAGCTGGTGGGAGATGCGGCGGACCGGCCGCCCGGTCTATTGCGACGCGCAGGAGCACGTCCGGGAGTTTTCCTCGGTCCCCATCACCGGGTTTCCCCACAAGTTCGAGACATGGGAGGAGTTCGAGGGCCGGTGGCGGCGCCACGGATTGGCCGTGATCCGAACGGACGGGGTGGGAATCCTCTTTCCCATGTGTCACGGGCCGCTTTCGTGGGCCGAGCGGTTGATGAACCAGTTCTATCGTGAGTCGTGGAACCGCTGGCTGGGGAGGCTCCCCTTCCTGCGACGGTTTCCTTACTACCGGATGTACCTGTTGCAGAAGCGTGGGAGTTCCTGA